AACTTTACTAATGCTCATTGACCTTGGAAGTTTAATTCACAGTTATCTTCTATTTTCTCTCTTGGTTAGGTTGGAGATTGGTTTAGgtataaactttttttttaaaaaagggcGGTGATCCTACCACCCTTGCTGCCACTATGTGATGTGTAGTAGGGTTGGTCCTTTTTGGAATTTCACTTGAGGAGGGAAGTTAAAATTATTGCGGAATTTCGTGTTCGGAGGACTTACTAAGTTGCTGAATATTCTTGAAGCCTCTTTCTTTGTCAAATTCCTAGCTTGTCACCTTCTCTATTTCTTCGTTCATTTGGTAGACAAGGTTTCGGAGCAGGTTAAGGCTTTTGTGTGGGTTGCTACTTGCTAGTCAGCTAGTCTGTAGAGGCTCACTAGTGAGATATGCTGTTTTGTTGGCCAAACAAGTGTCTCCTCATGTGCGTATTTTCTGTTTTGCTTGTGCTGGGCTTGGAAAATTTTGTTTATTGTCAGTTGGAGTTAGTGGCTTATTGCCAGAGGCTTTTCGATGCTGTTGGTGTTAGTTCGGGTGCTCTATTCTTTTATTTAGTTGCGGATTATTTTCAACTCCAGTGTATGAGATTTGGATGACATAGGCTTTTTCATTATCTTTCATGGGGTATTTATCTTGATAGGAATGATAGGTCTTTTGGGGTGTTTTCTTTGGTTGCCTTAGAGGTACTAGGTGATGTATATAGCCTCTCTTTCAGATGTGACTCGGAAGTGGCATTCTTTTTTTCTTGTTGCTTGATGTTGAAGGATTTCTGATCtccctctccttctccttcttatCTTTATTTTCCTTATCAAAAATTTTGCTATAGTAAAAGCATTAACAATTTCACCAAATATATTTCTCCATAGTACAAAATATCAAATCCTTGCAGTTCATTTTGGAAGGTATTATTGACAAATCTTTATTTAGAGTTCCTTTTTTATTGGGAATCATCTGGATAACATTTATTGCTGATACAGTAGTACTGTTTGAGATTGATAACTGCGGATTAGAAAGAAACGGTTGGGACGTCAATAACTCATTGTTTATGGTTTACAATTGAATATTTAATACATCTGTATCAAACAGTTGTGTTTAAGTTGTGAGTTTAACAGGTTGCCGATCAGCAATGATTGATCTTGACGAGTTCTTTTCATAAATATCTTTTCAGGTACCTTAATGATTTGCATGTATTTGACCTGGATCAATTTAAGGTGCACACTAATCAGCTCATTTGCATGTCATTGTATTTTTCTATCATTTCCTTCTTTCCAAAAATTCACATGTTTTTTTGAACTGCAGTGGCAAGAAATAAAGCCTCGACCTGGGTGCATGTGGCCCAGTGCGAGGAGTGGTTTCCAGCTTGCTGTATATCAAGACGAGGTTAGACTATTGACTTCTTTTGTTCTAGGTTTAGAATCACTTGCTCTGTTATATGTTACGCATGCAGTTCCGAATTTCCCATTTCCCCTTATTCTGTTGTCGATGTGGTGCGTACAAGGAACAAACTAGGGTTATTGCTTGTAGAATGTAGATCAATGCCCGACAGTCTTGTGTGAACTTAACTTCCTGAATCATGTTATCTTCTTTGGCTTTATTGCTAATATGATGAGAAGTAGCCTCTCATGGACACTTTTTCTTGAGGTGTCATTCATGATTTCATGGTATGATTGGCGACATAGATCTACCTtcttaaaccaataaaagttTTATTAGATTCATTGCTAGCCCACGTGGTGATTTATTCACCTTTCAAGCTTTGGAGGATTGGACATAAAGTAAATGGGATTACTGGGTAAGGTGCTTCATGTCAAGGTTATTCTACCCCAAACGACAGGAGCGTTGACTTCCACCCATGCAAGTCTTTTCTGGAACCTCACAAGCAgctgttttttttcttcttttttctggaaCCTCTCAataatccaaagtccaaacagATTAACATTTGACAGTTGAATGCTGTACTTTAGAAAGAATGTGGTCAGTGTTTGGGTAAAGTCAATTTTTACTATTTCTTGGTGGCATAATATAGCTATTCCATTGGATCGAAATCATCATTATTATCACTACCCTATTGCCTCAAATAGGCTCCCGCAACAAGcagggtaagggggggtcggacgtacgcaaccttacccctgcaattgcagaggtTGTTTCCagttgacccaaaagcgataacgggacaacgggacgaccatctcttcatggaaaggaagcgaagaggttttaagagatAGCAGATCTAAATTTTCTAGTATTAGATATAGAATTGAGTTTGTTCACTGGAATTATGCTGAAATGAGGCACCAAGGAATTCTGTTGGTTGATGGATAAGGATAAAGGTTGTTGAAATTAAGTACTTTTCTGGTCATTCTGTGATGAGGAGACTGACTGTGCCTGAacggttttttaatttttgtttttaatacTCATATTTTATGCTGTTCACTTGATATGACTGTCAAGCTTAATATGTTTTATGTCTTCTTAACTCCTGCACAATAATTTTTCATAACATCATTGTGATGACAATGCAGATATTTTTGTACGGAGGTTATTTCAAAGAAGTTTCGTCGGATAAAAACAGCTCTGAAAAGGGAGTAGTTCACTCTGACATGTGGTCTTTAGACCCGAGAACCTGGGAATGGAACAAGGTTCGAGCATATCACATAACTATGAATGTTGATTGCTTACATTTCCCATGCATCAACTTATGCATATGTACAATGCGCATggcctttattattttaattgttttatatTGCCATATGCTTTATAGCTTATTGTTGTTGACTACTAAACTTCTTTCTTAATCTGAAACATCAAAGTTGGTGCTAAACTGCTTAGTCCCATTGGCCAGTCTTGGTTTAAGGTTGATGCTAAAATTCAGTTGTTGAGCACCAAAATTGAAACAGAAACCAAAATTAGGTGATCTTCAGTTATTGTCACTAACTCACTACCTGTCCTCTAATGTGATACTAAAATAGTATAAACAAGAGAATGCATAATCCCTGAATGAGTCAGGCAGTTTTCTAATACTGAAGTTGGAATGAAATAGACCCTTGTAATACCAATTAAATCTCATATTGGAGATTTAAAAAGGTCaactttgatttctttggatcAGCGTTGGACAGCATATCTTGAAATTTGTTGCGTGGATTTGCCGTCTTGGAATCCTTTTCAGTCTTTTCATCTCCATATAACTATATAAGCATGTATTGTCAAACTCACTATTTGTGTATGAAACTATGAATTCTTGATCAATGTCATAGTTGTGTGTATCTATAGTAGTCGAGCCTTTCTGCTTTTGATGAACGAAGATTCACTTAGATAGTTCCTTTGACAATTTGATGGTGAACATGGAAATAAGGAAATCAGAGATTTTTTGAGAGGAGAGCTTGCTTGTATCAAGGTTCAAGTTCCGTTCTTTTGAGGcttttatgttttgattgacaCTTGCCTTTTCTTGCTTTTGTAGTGTCTAGTGTGTCTTGATTGCTGAAAGGCATTATATTTTTTGGCTCTTGCCCTCCTTCACACCTTGGGGGTGTCCTTGAACAtttacttgcaaaataaaaaatggcACCAGCTGCCCAGATGTGTGAGGCTGCTTAAATATTTTTCTATGAAAAAGAATGATATAAGAGAAGTAATTTTTCCGTAAAAcctgtatcttgtattcttacCTTTTACAACCGTGTTTCTCATAGCTGTCTATCGTTTCAGCCAGAATTTCAATTCCCAAAGTTGTGCTCTATTAAAATTATATTTCTTTGTCTCCTCTGATCAGGTAAAGAAAAGTGGGATGCCCCCAGGACTTCGTGCTGGTTTTTCTATGTGTGTGCACAAGAAAAGAGCTGTACTTTTTGGAGGAGTGGTAGATATGGAAGCTGGTGGTTAGTTTATTAATTACTTTTGCATAAGAAATGTTTTTTGTTCTCTGATTTTTTTCATTTACTTGAGTATTCCGACTTCCAAGTAATTGTGCAAAGTTGAAGAGGTAATATTTGTAAAGACTTGGTCCAAGTTCTTCCTAAATTTATCTCCTTCTTGATTctattttgtagtttaatttgcCAGTCTAAATTGTTAAgaaaaaccttgaatttttgTTTAGGAATGGAATAAATGAAAACTAGAATACCCTGTCAAAAAAATTTATGCATCTTGTAGGTGGATGAAAGTGAGGGTAACtttaaaacaaattaaataattgttACATTTGCAGTTAAACATTTTTAGTAAAATATTAACGTGTTTGGTATTTCCCAAGTATGTACCAGTCTATTCTTTTATGACTACAAAGTTCTCTTGCTGACCTGCTTTGTATATTTAACAGGTGATGTGATGATGAGTCTATTTCTAAATGAGCTATACGGTTTCCAATTGGACAATCACCGCTGGTAAATATCATCATAATTTATTCTGGATGGTTCCACTGTTCCAGTATTTTTCATTTTGGAGACATAACTTTTTCTTGTTCTGACCTTGCGAATAGCCTTGAATCCCGGATTCATACCAGAACTGTGACGATTCAGTCAACCTTAACACTATGTTTGGAGATTAAAATAGAAGGGAAAAGGAAAGAGGAGGATGGAGAGGGGAAGGAAAGGGAGGGGTGGGGTGGGGGgcccggggggggggggggtggagtTCCATTTTCCCTTCAAATATCTCTCCAATTCTTTGAAGATTAGAATATCTTCAAAGAGGAGGGAAATGGATCCCTCCCTCTCCCTCCCCTTCCTTCCCCCAAACCCTTATCCAAACAACGGAACTTGTTcccccctctctctcctttcccTCCCTTTCTCCCCATTTCCTCTTATCCAAAAGAAATCGTAAAGCTAAGCACAAAGATTCCttgagaaaaaataaattagatcATCAGGATTCAGGATAGGTATGCCTCGGACTTAAAAAACAATGTACAATATGGAGTTTGAAATATGTAAATTTTGATTCTACTGTGGCGAAGTCAAGAAATCAATTTAGGAAATCCGTTTATAGTATGGCTCTTTTCTCGGAAACCAAATATGCTTAGGAGCAACCTTTACCCGCTTTATGTGGAGTGGATTGGTAGGGCCCTTCTTTGGGAGCAATGTTGTCATCCCTAGATTTTACTGTGAGACATAATTCTTCTCTTAAAAAATTTTGAGTGGCATTGTGCATTTCTTATATAATTATCAATTGTATGGGATCAGTGCGATGGTACTGATCTTTTCTCTTCTGACACAAACAAATGGTTTGACAAGTACTAGTTACTGGGACTAACACATCTCCTTTAATTAGGTACCCGCTGGAGATCCGGAAGGAAAAGTCCAGCAAAGATAAggtatttacttataaaacctTGATGTGGATCTTCGATGTGTTTGATTTATCTTCCAACAGTAGATAGTTAGGGCAGTGAAAACCTTTATTCCTTTTCTTGAATACTATTACCATTCTCTGTCTAGGTTATGTTTTGTCATGGACTTAATCGGCAATTGCAGCAATTCTATTTTGTTACACCTTTGATTGAAAAAGTGTAAATACCTACCAACTAACCCCACTTGATATTTTTTTGGTTCTTCAGCCTAGGGTTCTGGATGAAGTAAAACATGTGAAAGTGGTGTTTGTGAGAACTTATTTGGTCATTGAATTAGTTGGTTTGACTAAATGCATAAGCTGATTGATTGCGGgttgtttggtaaattagttgTAGGCTATAAGCTGATAGCTGTTCGAAATTGTAAAAATAGATCAGATCCGTGACTATTTTGATATGTGTTTTAACAGGCTGCATTTTAGCTCTTTCAATAAGCTTCAAATTTGTGTTTCTTGAAAACAGCTTATTGGATATaatatactcccttcgtccctttTTATTACCCCACAGAGCAAAGTTCACTTTGTTAAGGCTCGGGCAAAAAATTTGCACATGGGTTGGTATTTTGTCCTTTTGTGAGTTTTCAAGTGTAAAAACTTACCGTATAAGGTATGGGAGAACTCAAAGGGACAACCAAAGAGGAATACGGCGTAAAcaaaaagggacggagggagtactatttagCTTCTCCAATTAGCCTTTTACCAAACACCTAAAAAGAGCCTTTAGAATTGGTCAAACAGCTAATCCCCGCAATTTACGAGCTCTTctgtaattttttttccaaataccTGAGTATTTGCAAAAGGTAGTGGGGTAACCAATACTTGAATAAGACGCTTCATTCTGCATGTTTTTTCCCCTTGAATTCTTTCCTCTTGTTTGTGGCTCACAAGGTTATTCAATTGGGCTGGTGAAGCCAACTCTTCTAATGTTGCATCTAATTGGGGCTTCTTCTTTTTGATTTGCAGTTGAAAAAAATGGCTGATGAGAAACTTAATAAATCTTTACCTGAAAACAAGGATAGCTCCTCAGATATAGATATCGGTGAAGCAAATAGAGTTAATGCAGCTATGGAAGACCAAGAAGCAGGAAATGATTTGGAGGAGAGCGTTGGTGAGATGTCTCTCGAGACAGACAATATTAGCAGCAGTGGAAGGTTGGGCTCAAAAAATGATAGGAGGTCCAATGAACCTGGCACCAGCAAGGAATCACTAAATATTGCTTTACCAGAGGTTTGTAGTACATAATGCTTGGCTATTGCACTCTATGATTGTTGCTTTAGTTCTGTATTGTAATGTGATACACATATTCAGGTTATCAAGCCTTGTGGACGCATCAATGCGTGCATGACTGTTGGAAGAGATACCTTATATTTGTATGGAGGCATGATGGAGGTCaaagatcgtgaaattacactCGATGATCTTTACACACTCAATCTCAGCAAACTGGATGAATGGAAGTGCATAATACCAGTAAGTTTTggcctttctttctttttgtttaGATATTGTTCTGCTTGGCAGCTGGTGAAGTAGTAATTACCATCTTTGTCTGAGTTTGAGTTGTGCCTTGTAAGGTCGCTGCTTCTTTTAATGCAGATTTCATGAAGATCCCCTTCCTTAGGACTATTTCCTGACCCAATCTACTTGTAACATGTAATTAATAGTATCATGGATGGTGGTCATCTCATGAGAAATAGGACATATGTATGATGTATCACATTCAGTGCTGTAGAAATGTTAACCCATATAAAACATGTGCGTATTATACCATCTATTGATATAATTTTCTTTATTCTATTCAATATCAggcttctgaatctgaatgggTTGAAGCTTCGGAGGATGAAGATGAAGACGAGGATGAGgaggatgaagatgatgatagTGAAGATGGTGAAAGCAGCGAAGAGGAcactgatgatgatgatgatgatgtaatGGAGGTGCTTCCCTACTCTTTTTTACATTTGAAGAGGATCTTTTCACTGGCTCCCTCATTTCTACTTTCTTGTTATTGTTTGCAACTCTTGTGTTGTCACTTACGTTGAGCTGATTATTTGTCCCTTCTGTATCCCTCTGTAGTTAGGTCAAGTTTTATGTTGGTATTGAACTCTTGAAACTCGGAATCAACTCCGAAATAAGTATAACACTTTCTTAAAATTTGGTTGTGGTTTCGTTGGAAAATGTGGAAGTTCATGTATGATGTAACACAGACCACAGTCCACCACTAAAGATATAATAGGTGGCCGGAGTAGCTGTCTGGTTAGTGGTTATTGTCAGTTTTGAATAGTGTCTTGGAAGGGTAAACTTTCAACTTTGTTTTACAATGTCTGACCAAGTAAATAGGCCCTTGTTTGCTGTAAGTATTAGGTCAGTCAGTCACCTTTACAAGCAAGGATCTTAAATGAGAACAGCTTCAGGTGCAATTGTGCAGCTAACACAGAGCACCCCTGTCACCACACCTAACGTGTGAGCCTTATGGACAGAGAATACAAGTTCACTGGAATTGCTTTATCATTCTGAGTAATTATATTTGTTCTTTTGTGAAGGCTGTGGATGCTGATGGAAAGTCGCGTCAAGTTGGAGACGCTGTTGCTTTAATAAAAGGAGAAGGAAAGACTCTCCGGAGGAAGGAAAAACGAGCAAGAATAGATCAGATCAGAGCTAGTCTTGGCCTATCAGATTCAATGAGAACACCAGTGGTACTTGCAGTTCTTTGCACCCTTCGCTAACTAGTGATTAATTCTTATGTCAGTCACTTTCAGTCATGTATGCAATGCTCACCTATTTTGTGGCAACAGTCATGCTGGGAATTTTCTGGCAGAGTTTATAAGATATACTGCTGTAGTTTCTGTTGTTTGGTAACCGTTATCTTGGAGGTCTGATTTCCTGCACTTATTGATTCTTTTTGTCTCTTGTGAAGCCTGGTGAGTCATTGAGGGACTTCTATAAGCGCACCAATATGTACTGGCAAATGGCAGCATATGAACACACTCAACATACTGGCAAGGTCAGAACTTTTTCCTTTCCTTCATGATGTAATTGCACTCTTGAGTTTGTATTTCATTATTGTTTGCTGACAGGGTGACTGTGTCTATTCGTCTTTTCCCTTAGATTGCAAGTCAAACTAGTTTGGCATAGGTTTATGAAATAGTGGAATGGTAATGAAAGGGATTATATTACCAGAATCTATCATCCGTAGACATCTGAGAAGGATTGGTAGTCAAATGAGGTGAAGAAAAACACAACGTAGTTCTCCCTCTAATAAAAAATAGTTGGATTTTCAAGCTATGCACACATATTAAGAAATACAGTGGTATTTATAAGTTATAATAACAAATAATATTGCTTTCACGTTAGAAACTGACAAATTATAGGGATTAACGAATTCACCGCCGTATGGCTGACCGGcgagttgtttttttttgtgttttggtaAAGAAGAGCTTTTATTACACCAAAAAGTGGCAGAGTATTTACAAACAATAGCTACAACCAACATGCAAGgcatgattaaaaaaaaacagagcTTAAATCACGAAACATAACTTCAATCACGAAGCAGAAATGAACAACTTACTAAAAAGTAAGCATCTTTCATAAGTCATCACTTGGATTTGTTTGAAGATTACCGAGGCTCCTGCTTCGTATTTTGAAATCTTCTAGCGTCTTTCCCTCCAAATCAGGGAAAGAGAAATATTAACAACTATTCTGTAGACTTCGTGTGTTCCAGAACTGGACTTGATCTACTGCATATGAATAACTTCCTGTTCCCAGTTCCCAGGCCTCCTCTGAAATCTGAATGCCAAGCCACCTGAGGAAACAACTTCATATCTTAGCAGTAAATTCACAAAAAGCAAAGAATGAATTAGAGGCACTCGCATTCTCTTTTGATAAAAACCCACAAATTTGATCACATTCAACGCCGTATCATCTTATCACAACTTGAAAATCTTCCCCATAATGTCCAACCATACAATGAATTTGCAGTTTGGAGCAGGATGCCATCATCTTCTTCCAAGGCACATCAATAATCACTCCTCTGAACTCTTTATTCACCTTACTGAAATACCGATAAGCACCCAAAATCTTAGCAAGCTGCCTGAATCAGCTATAAAACCTTCTGACGGACACGGAAAAACTTGGGACCAAAATTGTGAACACTAAAACACGGACTTGATAAGTTGGCACTCTTCCTGCACAAGAAAGGAGCTCTGCAGACCAGTTATCAATCCCTGCCAAGACTTCCTTTTTAGAGGCTGATATTGCATAATTTTTGGAGGAAAGAGGTACCTGGAAGACAAATAAAAGGGATTTGCAATATCCTGGTAACGTTTGTGATTCCTGAGATATCCCTTCCAAAATAACCAAAAATTATTATCTCTCTAACTTTCCAATATCCATAATTCCATCACAAGGCTTCCTTCCCCCTGCCCCATCACCAAAAGCTTTGTGTATGAATACTGGATAGCTGCACGGCCTGCACCTGTACAAGCACCATATTAAAGGGGTCCGACTTCCGAGTCTTCAAGCAACTTTACCTCTTTATAGAAAATTGTGGGAGGGGTAAGTTAGATAATACTTTGTACCCTGAAATTTTTGTCTAGTCTACATTAAAAACGTCTATTGTTCCCATTCATGTGACCTGATCATTCCCttttttgtactccctccgtatttatttaagggatacactttccttttccggccgtatttatttaagagatacacttgctatttttagtaacttatcaaccccaccatctaattaaataatctatctacaccccacccccacctcccaccccctaaaatgacatggtccccacttgttttactcattaaaatatctatccaacctcacttgttttattactttatgtCATTCAATTCTtattcttaatacccgtgcccaaccaagtgtatctcttaaataaatacggagggagtacaatgcAAAGGATATATTGTGAAGCAACATCTGCctcttcatcatcttcttgtGATTTTTATCTTGAAGTTGTAAGTTTTGTATATCTTTCAGGAGCTCCGGAAAGATGGTTTTGATTTTGCTGAAGCTCGGTATAGGGAGCTCAAACCGATTTTGGACGAGGTACTTGAGACTGTTGCTGCTCTTATGTTCTTATGTATTCAAGAGTTTCCAAACTGTTGATATACTCTAGCTTTTATCTTGCCAAATTCACCATAATAATCACTTTGGTTTCTATCTGTAGCTGGCTGTGTTAGAGGAGGAACAGAAGGCAGTAGAGCAGGAAGCGGCTGAAACAAGCTCTAAAAGAGTAGGCAACAAGAAAAACAGACATTCATCCTCACAAAAATAATCCTTGGGTATGCACATCTTGAAGAATCAAGTGTTTTCCTTCCCATTTGTGAGTTGTCCATAAACAAAATTTTGACTCATCCCTTTTACTTGTTTGTTTCCTTGTAAAAGTCGCTCAAAATTAGTTACTCCGCAGTTTTCTGCGAAGTGTATCATTATCATTGTTATCACACTTCCATATCTATCTTAGAAATCTACTAGCCAGTGACGCGGCCTCCATACCTTTGTAAACATGCCTATATAAGGTGAaattgttttttccatgtgcTGTTTTATTTTAGGTGATTGGTGTTATTCTGATTAAAATCTGCAGTCTTTTACGCGAGAGACGGTGGTCTAATGTGGCAAATTTCAGTCCAGCTCGTAAACTTAGCCAATTCAAAGTCAATACTTCGTAAAATAGCACCAACATTCTCCTATTCCTCAGTGAGGAACTGAACTACTTTTAACAATTTTACTTCACTTTCTAGTTTTTCTTACAAGCAGGTATGGCTAAAGATGGCCGTGGGCCGGGCTTCAGGCCCAGTCCATGAGCCTATGGCAGGCCCACATATTGTATCGGGTGGGGCAATAAGTTCAAAACGAGTCCATGCCCGACCCGAGCCAACGGGCTTTAGTATTGGCGCGAGCAAGcccgtcgtgcctaaggctaactttactaaatttagcgtgtttTTTCGTACCGGGCCGAGTCTTGTcgtgttttttccaaaaaaataaggCACATCCCCGGCTTTTTGTGCTCGGGCCGGGCCGGATTATTTGGGCCGACTTGGGTTTGGGCTGCGCCATCTTTAGGCATGGCCTCAAGTTAGCCAGCCCATCTCGGAACCGACTACAGAATACTGAAGTAACTTTCTAGTTTCGACGAAAAGAGGCATCCTTTTTGATTAGTTTGGTAAGGCAGCACTAATTCTGGtcctctcaaaaaaaaaaaaaatctggttGAGATGTCAAACAAAACATGATACATTGATACTACTCGTAAATCGTAATACCTTTTATATAATATGATTACTTCGCCCATTATAGAGATACTTGGATATCAGGTGGTTCTGAATCTAGACACATGCcttgtgtttttcttttgtGTATGTTAATGATGTTTTTCTTTGAAACCTACAAAGACAActtgaatgtttttttttttttcatttggaactttgaattttaaataaaaagaaattgagTGAAAAAATGTTGACTATGTTTGATACATCACTAGGTTTgtttttgaatttattttcaaCCCTTTGTCCCCTTTATCAACTAACAAAAGAGCCCCACTGCCTTTACAAAATGGTACCCTTGGCTTTATATTAATCTTCCTATTTTGACTTGTGTGCGCGCATTTATCAATGTATATTTTTGACGAATTTTATTGAAACGAATCAAACAATACCTCATATGActgtttttttaataatcctatAATTAAATAGTAAATTCTTTAATGTTCTAAATAATTGTAAGATTTCAGACATAGAGAATATTAATGGACGGAAGGAGTACTTTAatagattttttaaataaaatatgtttTTAATCCTTTGTCCCCTTAATCAAGTAACAAAAGAGCCCACCACCTTTACAAAATGGTAGTAATTATGAATTTGGGACGAAAGTCTAATTTCAGCATCTATGTTCCTACTACGAAAAGAAAGATTTGGCCTAATTAAAACCCACATAAACATGTTTAATTTCACCATAtgtataattaattagattCCGTATTTTGACCATAAGTTTAGCGAAATACTCGTTTGTTTGTAAAATCTTATTTTAACTATATATATGGAGTATCACCTTTCAAATAGGAAAAAAATGCTTGATTATTTGACTTATTTGACATCGTGGACAAAATTAGCGTATGTGAAAAATAACTGCTAGAGTGGTGACAAAAAAATTCATTTGTTTTGTATTGTCTAATTGATAATTTGTTCCTTAAAATTCGAGGAAAATTTAAGTTGGAGTATATTCTGAACATGGCTAATCAATTTATTTTGCCATACTTATTAATTTTCACATTGGATTCAAttgaattggaacataatttGGATTTTTAGCTTTTTATCAAAAGGTTCGACAATCGTTGGTAAGTTACAATACCTAATTTTATTCAATCTTAATCCATTGTCTTATCCAACAACTTTTTCTCAACTTCTATGGCGTTTTGACCACTAAAATATTTTAGTGATTTGTAGTGAGTATTGTACTAAAGGAAGGAGTGGTGTAATGATGCCAAACGCCAAAATATAATGCTAGTAAAACGCTTAAAAGACGAGCTCTTAGATTCTCTATAATTAACTTAAGGTTCCAAGGCCAAACTTCCTGTTCTAAACCATCTTTTTCAGTTGTAAGTTACAGTTGATTAGCTCTTCAGTTTTGCttaattgttttttaatttataaaataattctCTTCTCATTCCTTAAAAGGATATACTCTGCACTTTTTAAGCAACCAATAAACTTT
This sequence is a window from Spinacia oleracea cultivar Varoflay chromosome 1, BTI_SOV_V1, whole genome shotgun sequence. Protein-coding genes within it:
- the LOC110794538 gene encoding uncharacterized protein encodes the protein MGKKQKKPGKGKEKTEKKTMKAEEKKARRETKKLSPEDDIDAILLSIQKEEAKKKEVHVEENVPAPSARSNGSMNINPLKETELIFYGGEFYNGNKTFVYGDLYRYDVEKQDWKLVSSPNSPPPRSAHQAVAWKNYLYIFGGEFTSPNQERFHHYKDFWVLDLKTNQWEQLNYKGAPSPRSGHRMVLYKHKIIVFGGFYDTLREVRYLNDLHVFDLDQFKWQEIKPRPGCMWPSARSGFQLAVYQDEIFLYGGYFKEVSSDKNSSEKGVVHSDMWSLDPRTWEWNKVKKSGMPPGLRAGFSMCVHKKRAVLFGGVVDMEAGGDVMMSLFLNELYGFQLDNHRWYPLEIRKEKSSKDKLKKMADEKLNKSLPENKDSSSDIDIGEANRVNAAMEDQEAGNDLEESVGEMSLETDNISSSGRLGSKNDRRSNEPGTSKESLNIALPEVIKPCGRINACMTVGRDTLYLYGGMMEVKDREITLDDLYTLNLSKLDEWKCIIPASESEWVEASEDEDEDEDEEDEDDDSEDGESSEEDTDDDDDDVMEAVDADGKSRQVGDAVALIKGEGKTLRRKEKRARIDQIRASLGLSDSMRTPVPGESLRDFYKRTNMYWQMAAYEHTQHTGKELRKDGFDFAEARYRELKPILDELAVLEEEQKAVEQEAAETSSKRVGNKKNRHSSSQK